One window of Penaeus chinensis breed Huanghai No. 1 chromosome 1, ASM1920278v2, whole genome shotgun sequence genomic DNA carries:
- the LOC125028871 gene encoding uncharacterized protein LOC125028871, with protein MKLTSYLCLCLTFCLWIIGNEGQEVKMDLDYENVTPKWKDFKQDLASRNKVKYKQVLDAFRDKLREFVKQHITENEIVKKNGISKHVHPQWLSFLADLGNKEAQEIGTNQTETLLESGQFGPSRELRQSASMSPAPQQGSSDAPKAAQSDTKEELGGGRKEGRLQRPAREAPGVMYLPVQSGSSSCPSYADTVASSLTQMAFASMAVTVFNAVANIANNINSNNRNDNINSNSNVDSNNANVASNNNNGNQVNVVLPPPIPGRKRQVDLKRKRRHILQLKRISGKLREMQGSRYALVEKLQKGSATGQEKVAGVKCMSRKAHAQAALATLSVVKSLLLSPGITSRGSGLETTHQEAQDMPLWGENIAQSHASASQLPPFAETEIRRHRFLQMNDPYNMTICSLQHLCNFIGPSALQRDLVSHVTKMGRLRDDIMPEGVSTGSATPLPVTCSSLKPLCPALP; from the exons ATGAAACTCACatcgtatttgtgtttgtgtttaacatTTTGTTTGTGGATTATTGGTAACGAGGGCCAGGAAGTGAAGATGGATCTGGATTATGAAAACGTGACTCCAAAGTGGAAGGATTTTAAACAGGATCTTGCTTCTCGTAACAAGGTCAAGTACAAGCAAGTCTTGGACGCCTTTCGAGACAAGCTTCGGGAATTCGTGAAGCAACATATAACAGAAAATGAGATCGTGAAGAAAAATGGTATAAGCAAACATGTACATCCGCAGTGGCTCTCTTTCTTGGCCGATTTAGGGAACAAAGAAGCGCAAGAAATAGGAACAAACCAGACAGAGACCTTGCTAGAAAGCGGACAGTTCGGACCCAGCCGCGAGCTACGGCAGTCAGCATCTATGTCCCCAGCCCCGCAACAAGGGTCTTCCGATGCCCCAAAGGCTGCCCAGAGCGACACGAAGGAGGAacttggaggaggaaggaaagaggggaggctgCAGCGGCCGGCCAGGGAGGCTCCGGGGGTGATGTACCTTCCCGTCCAGAGCGGAAGTTCCTCCTGCCCTTCTTACGCTGACACCGTGGCCTCCTCCCTCACGCAGATGGCCTTCGCCTCCATGGCGGTGACCGTTTTCAACGCGGTGGCCAACATcgccaacaacatcaacagcaacaacaggaacgacaacatcaacagcaacagcaacgtgGACAGCAACAACGCCAACGtcgccagcaacaacaacaacgggaaCCAAGTGAACGTGGTGCTGCCGCCCCCCATCCCCGGAAGGAAGAGGCAGGTCGACCTCAAGCGCAAGCGCAGGCACATCCTCCAGCTGAAGAGAATCTCAGGGAAGCTCAGGGAAATGCAAGGCAGCAGATACGCCCTTGTTGAAAAGCTGCAGAAGGGCTCGGCCACGGGGCAGGAGAAGGTCGCCGGGGTAAAGTGCATGTCGAGAAAGGCCCATGCACAAGCTGCCTTGGCCACCCTCTCGGTTGTCAAGAGCCTTCTGCTGTCCCCGGGCATCACAAGCAGGGGCAGCGGCCTCGAAACCACTCACCAGGAAGCCCAAGATATGCCACTGTGGGGCGAAAACATCGCGCAGTCTCATGCATCTGCAAGCCAGCTTCCTCCCTTCGCCGAGACCGAGATCAGGCGCCATCGCTTCTTGCAGATGAATGATCCTTATAATATGACTATTTGCTCTCTGCAACACCTTTGCAACTTCATAGGGCCCTCTGCCCTCCAAAGGGACCTTGTCAGTCACGTGACCAAAATGGGCAG GTTGCGCGATGACATTATGCCTGAGGGCGTGTCCACGGGTTCTGCCACGCCCCTCCCGGTGACTTGCTCCTCCCTCAAGCCTTTGTGTCCCGCCCTCCCTTGA
- the LOC125029403 gene encoding uncharacterized protein LOC125029403 — MVRRTLMFICVLLSGVRVRAQSRDEEGFLLAVTQGNLACYSCTLDFRKSEYVWDHPCLGRHRDSEVNKTYLVVCGPNDRFCRAERTEVNGVLVKLTRECSELCYYGCRPKGFGINSESCAQCCDSNGCNNMYPKSSAVVPRADYVTISVMSVVVVLSLCCY; from the exons ATGGTGCGAAGAAcattaatgtttatatgtgttctgCTCAGCGGTGTGAGGGTCAGGGCACAGT cacgaGATGAAGAAGGCTTCCTGCTGGCCGTCACTCAGGGGAACCTCGCCTGCTACTCGTGCACTCTGGACTTCCGAAAGAGCGAGTACGTGTGGGACCATCCCTGCCTCGGCCGACACAGGGACAGCGAAGTCAACAAGACCTACTTGGTGGTTTGCGGGCCCAACGACCGGTTCTGCAGA GCCGAGAGAACCGAAGTAAACGGCGTGTTGGTGAAGCTGACCAGGGAATGCAGCGAGTTGTGTTACTATGGATGTCGACCCAAAGGCTTCGGGATCAACAGCGAGTCGTGTGCTCAGTGTTGTGACAGCAACGGATGTAACAACATGTACCCTAAGAGCTCGGCGGTGGTCCCTCGTGCTGACTATGTTACGATTTCTGTAATGAGTGTCGTGGTTgtactctctctctgttgttattag